The window TAGAGTCACCTTCAGTTCTTTGGTCCTGCCCATCTGCCTGCCCAATGTCACAAAGCAGCAGACTCTTCCTGACGCTTGCTGGGTGACTGGATGGGGAAATGTTAAGGAAAATGAAAGTGAGAATGGGTAGAGAAAGTGGTTGTTTTATATTTCAGAACCCCCTTGTACCCATTCCAGAACATTCAGATTCTAGACACATCATTACTAACGCAAGTATTTTTTTCAACAAAACCAAATCAACCCATTGATATTATCTCTAAGTCTTCAAATAAAATGTCTCTTTTTgacatttctatatttatttactcTTATATCCTGCCTAGAGTCTGGCTATATCTGCAAGAGCAGACACTAACAATTGAAACACACAAATACCTCTCTGAAACAGAGGATAAGAAACCTGAGAGAGTGTAGTGTGTTTTTAATCTGTCTTTAAAGTGTTGTGTCAACTGTCCCAGGCTGGAGTAAAAACAAGACAGGAGATCTGGGAGcagaaaaatgggaaaggaaaaagTTTTGGAATACTTTAGAATACTCACACCTTTCTTAAATCAAAATGTATCTGATTTTCTCTTTACTTGGAACATTAGTAACACCCCGCACACTGGCACATTTAGAAAAACCTCAaatgaatagaaataattttgaattatgCATTGTTTTAGATTAAATGTACCCAATAAATTCTTCCACTAGCAAATATGATTGGAAAGTGATTATATTCTGCTTTTGGATTCCCACTCAGAAATTTTGCACATCATGACTGAATGCTGCCCCTGCACCTTTCCAGGTTGCTTCTTTTCTTCCCGTCTATCTCTACAGGTACTGATGATCCCATTCACCCCCTCCAGGAAGCAGAAGTATCCGTCTTTGACCGCCAAGCTTGTGAATATCTCTACAACCCAACCAGCTCCTTTCTGCCAGAACAAGCGTTCATCAAGGAAGACATGATTTGTGCTGGTGATAGTGACAGAAAGGATAGCTGCCAGGTTCGGGTTTACTCGTGAAATTTTTTAACATAAGGTCTTAATGTGGATCCAGGTATTCTGCTCTGTAAACAACAGTGGATTAGGAATCAGAAGACAAGGGTCCTAACAATAATTCTTGTGTAACCCTTCTACATTTAAAAGAAGCCATTCCATTGTCTTCTGATCATGACTGATGAAAAATCAGCTATCATTTGTGTCTTCCTCCATTGAGTGTGACATGTTTTGCTCTGACTGCTTtgaattttctttcatatttgatTGTTAGAAGTTTGATTGTTATGCACTAGGTATGATTTCCATTGTATTTATCCTTCTTGGTATTtgttgagtttttctttctttaatctactcttttttttaatgtttattttattgatcttagagagagagaaaaaggagagagacagacagagacaacagGAATATTgattgacctgttcctgtatgtgccctgaccggggattgaactgacaacctctgtgcttcagcatgatgctctagccaactgagctatccggtcagggctAGTCTACTCTTTTATCTTTCATCAAAACTTGAAAAGTTTTCATtcatgatttcttcaaatattattcagcctcatttctctcttcttgtcttcTGTTTAAAACCACACATTTATGTTACACCATTTGATATTTTCACACAGGTCCCTGAATCTGTTCATTTTactctctttttctgttctttaggaTACTTTTAAATTAATCCATATTCAGCATCATTGCCTCTTTCTCCTGTCATCTATATTTTCCTATTAAATTCATCTAGtgaaatttttcatattattttttagttctagaaTTACTTCTCTCTTATTAACACACATACTTTTCTATATCTTTACCAAGATTTTCTATCTGTATATTCATTATTTGTAAATCAAATAATGAGATATGACTTCACATTCAGTAAAATGACTACAATCAAGATAGGTAATGACAAGAGTTAACAGGATGtggaaaaaaattggaaacttcATACACCTagctggaaatgtaaaatggtatagttGTTTTGGAAAATTGCCTAGtagttcctcaaaaggttaaatcTAGAGTTATCACATGACCCAGGAATCCCACTCCCAGGTATATACACAAGATTAATAAAACATGTCTAtataaaaacttgtacataaatggtcacaacagcattattcataatagcccaaaaatgaaacaacccaaatgtccatcaactaataACTAGATAGACAAAATGTTGTATATTCATATAATGGGAtgattattcagccattaaaaggaACAGAGTATtaatatatgctacaacatagatgaatcttgaAAGGAGTATGTTTAATGAAAGATGCTGGGCACAAAAGGTCATATattatattattccatttatacaaaAAGTCCAGAATGTGCAAATCCATAAGGCAGAAAGTAGATTACTGGTTGTCCTAGTGCTGGGAGGAAAACAGGGTGATCACTAATGGGTATGGAATTCCTTTTGGAGGcaattaaaatgttctaaaatgcaATGTGGTAATAACTGAACATTGATTGTGAATATACTAAGAACCATgacttgtatactttaaatgggggAATTGTATTACTGTGTGAATTATAACAATAAGGCTGTTATAACAAGAAAAAGTAAGACTGAGAGATACTTCACTATGCTCATGACCTTTATCTCTTCCTTAGGGTGATTCTGGAGGGCCTCTGTCATGCTATACTAACGGTGTATGGATCGTGATAGGATTGGTAAGCTGGGGATACCAATGTGCTAAATCTCTTCCTGGAGTCTACACCAACGTTATCTACTATAAAAAATGGATTGAAGCCACTATCTCAAGAGCTGAGGTTTGGAGGCCAACAATCTGGACTTATCTGATTTCCTTTTTCCTATTTTACTGTTCTCTCTGGCTCTCCTGGGACTCTTCAATTCCTTTGGGGCTAACACCTTACCAGGAGAGTCAGCAGCAAAGCTGAAGCCATTGGTCAAGTACAGGGCTCGGAAGCGAATGCAATGGAAAACAGAATAAACTCCAGGGTTATAGAACTGACCTGAGAGTCACTGGGAACTCCAGACAACTTCAttaaaatacttagaaacaaTTCTGTTTTTGAAGTTCTTGATTCTAGAAGTATATTTTAGTGGTTGAAATGTGAGCTGAGAAATAAGGCTAACACTTCTGTGCATGGCATTCTTTGTCCCCGATTATGCATCTTGCAAGTGTAGCAAGAAGGAAGCCTTCTATGAGCAAGTATTTATGGAAACAAATAGCtactggagaagcagccaaggaaaTAAATTCAGGGTTTACCTCCTGCCCATGGACTGCACTATGAGCCTCTTACCTGGTCATTATTTCTTACCTCCTCTACTAGCCTATGCTTCCCCTCTGTAGCAAGGGGAAACGCATATATTTAGTTCGGCTCTGGAATGTTCGGAAATTTTTACTCTTTGAAATACCAATGTAATCTACTGCCAAAAATGGATTAATGCCATGACCACAAGAGCTGAAGTCTTAGGTTTCAATAACCTGAGCCAATCCAGGTTGTTTAACAGCAATTGTATAGTAAAAGTAGTTTAAATGTTCATAAAGAAAAGATTATATTCCTCACTTAACTAGCATGCTTCTTTCTGTTAAACATTAAATCACATGATCTATACTACCTATTTCCTCCTCTGCCTAGGTTTCCAGCAGCTCAGAGCTAAGTTTTAAACTTGAGCTCGGCCATCATTTTTACCCTTGATTATCTGGTATAATTCCACTCatacctttttatttaaataacccATTTCTCATTTGAATGAACTTAAGTTTTATCACATCTGTGTAAGTcaactttcaaaaataatttctggtataaataaataatacatttaataagAAGTTGAAGGTAGGTCTGGAAACTTAAAATCCTTGCTGACCCTTACCCTCACTTCTcatctggactgctgcaacagcttCCTAACTGGCATTCCCATGACCTTTCCCTCACTTACACCTGCGCTCAACtccatttattctccacagtatgCAGACtatgtttcaaaaataaaggtGTGTTGTTTACTTTTCTCCCCCTATCCCCAGCTTATAGCTCTTCAGTAGCACCCATTCCATCACTCATAGAATAAGCACCAAAGTCCTTAACAGGACACACCAAACCCTGCAGGATGTGACCCCAACTGGCCTCTTCATCCTCATTCCGTCTCATTCCATCCAGCTCCATGTTTCCACTTCCTCAAATGCTCCAAGCCCCCTCTCAGTGCTGGATTTTTGCATCTGCTGTTCCtccttcctgctgcctctgcctacTTAATTCTTACTGGGCCTTCAGATCGCATTTCACccttcacttcctcagggagGCAGTCCCCAGCTCTCCTGACCCCCCTAATATATATTTGCACAACACTATGGAGCGCTCCTTCACGGACTCAGCATAGCtgtaattttaaaacacattttatgtattgatttgagagagacagagagagagaaaggggcagaggagcaggaagcatcaactcagagtagttgcttctcatatatgccttgaccaggcaagcctggggttttgaactgatgacttcagcgttccagattaacactttattcattgcgccactacaggtcaggctcaactatCTATAATTTAACATTAGTTTGTATAATCATTTACTTAATGTACATATATCTTATCAAAATGTATTGTCCATGAGaggaagattttttattttttccaacaaCTGTAGCCCAatctctaaataaatatttattgagctaatgaatgaatcaatcaatgaataacactCACTCTTTTCGACTCCTCAACTGAAAACCTGGGGGTTTTATTTACTGAGGTAGCCCAGAACCTGGCATGTTATCTTACACAAATAGATTTTCAATATTAACAAAAGGATCaagatgccctggctggatagctctgttggttagaccagtggtccccaaacttttttgggccatggaccggtttaatgtcagaaaatattttcacggacctgcctttagggtgggacaacaAAGGTATcccgtgaccaagacaagcgtcaagagtgagtcttagacggatgtaacagagggaatctggtcatttttaaaaaataaaacattgtccagacttaaatataaataaaacggaaataatgtaagttatttattctttctctgcagaccggtaccaaatggcccacggactggtaccggtccgcggcccgggggttggagaccactgggttAGACCATTGTCAGATATACAgagatttgatccccagttagggacatacagaaacagatcgacatttctgtctctctctctcaaatcaatacatacatttttaaaaagtaaataagcctgaccaggcggtggcgcagtggacagagcatcagactaggatgcagaaggacccaggttcgataccccgaggtcgccagcttaagtgtgggctcatcaggcttgagaaaaaaaaaaagctcaccagcttggacccaaggtcgctggctagagcaaggggttactcagtctgctgaaggcctgttgtcaaggcacatatgagaaagcaatcaatgaacaactaaggtgtcgcaaggaaaaactgatgattgatgcttctcatctctctccgttcctgtctgtctgtccctatctatccctctctctgactctctctgtccctgtaaaaaataaaaataaataaataaaaattttaaacaaataaaaagtaaataaaaagcctgaccagagtgttgaactgggtgggacgcagaggagccaggttcaaaaccctgatgtcgttggcctgagcacgggctcaccagcttgagcacatggttgctgacttgagtgtgggattaaagacatgaccctatgatcgctggcttgagtccaaggtcactggtttgagcaaggggtcatttgctctgctctagcccccggttaaggcacatatgagaaagcaatcaatgaacaactaaggtgccacagtgaaaaattgatgcttctcatctatttcccttcctgtctctctctctctgtcacaaaaaagaaaaagaaaaaaggataaagaaagaatgTTTCAGCCTGCTCTCTCCAGCCATAAAGAAAACGGAGAGAAAAGAATACACAaagcaaataaattaaaaggCTTCTCAGAGACCAGAATTCAAGCTAAGCAAGCTCTAGAATGACACAGAGGGCAAAGCAAAATGGCAACTGTGAAAGAAAGGAGGGGCAAGGACAGAGGACAGACTAAGATGAAGAACCAGACACCAACAAATAGGAAGAGAAAGCCCACAACTGTACGAGTCAAGATGACACAGCAGGGGGACATAAAGAAGCTCAAGAAAGCCAGATACTTCTGCCTCTCCATCCTCTGACCTTAAGAAGCCAATGTTCCACCTCGGGAGCTGGCAAGAGctcctgtttttctcttcttcccacaCCAATGTTCtcattccttcattttctttctaccaCAAGGCCTTCTTTTATCTCCCCTCTGTACCTGGAATACCCTTCTCTTGTACACTTCAATCCATCATTTCTGCCCAGTGATTGGAAAAGTAGGCAATAAATATCTGAAACACACATTGACAGAACTCTAcgaaatgttttattaaattaacaAGGAATGGGTGCACATACACGTACGTGTGAattctatctcaataaagttggtttttttttaaatgaacagggAAGTGTTTCTCCTGCTTAAACAACAAATGACTAATCTGTGATGTATTTAGGGCTTTCTGAAGATCTTCTAAATATTTCTTgtgattatatttcaaaaaacGTCTCAAACTAACTACATACATTTTCTGTTTCAAGTGCTAAAACACAACATATAAAGCTTAACCAAATACAGGAGATACAGCACCTGGAAACACATTACAGGAGGAAAAAGATTAATCAATAAACATCTGTATTCACAAAACTAAAATGTCAAGCACTTCCTGGTAACGAATTTAATCAGTGACACTACAACTGACCAAACAAGGAGGAAATAAATAGGGACATCTTGACACTCTATTTTGGAAAGGGCTGAAGAGCATTGTTGCCTTAAAAACCCGTGTTCAATTTACAGAATACCTTATTCCTTGGAATATCTGATTTGATATACTCCCCTTTCCAACTTTCACATCTTGAGGAATTTCAATGAAGGTAGGATTTGCTAAATTTTATGTGTATAAAGCTATGTATACCAAGGCTGCTGAAAATCCAGTCAGCAACTTTTCCCCCTAAAAGTGGGGGGAAAGTTATCTATTTTTAGATctattcatatagaaaataaactatttcaaGTAATCATCcatttttctccttatttcaCTAAATTGTAAAGGTATCGCCCCCAAATAAcagaaaattacagaaaaaagaTTCAGAACAATTAAACGCAAAAGTTGTACTTGGATATTATTTCAACTTTTCATACGCTTAACTTCATTCTGGAGCAATACTGTTCTCCCCACCCAATCTGACTATCTACGGCTATTTGCATACTAGAAATCAGctgcctctggccctggccggttggctcagtggtagagcgtcggcctggcatgcagaagtccagggttcgattcccggccagggcacacaggagaagtgcccatctgctccacccctccccctctccttcctctctgtctctctcttcccctcccgcagcgaggctccattggagcaa is drawn from Saccopteryx leptura isolate mSacLep1 chromosome 1, mSacLep1_pri_phased_curated, whole genome shotgun sequence and contains these coding sequences:
- the PRSS48 gene encoding LOW QUALITY PROTEIN: serine protease 48 (The sequence of the model RefSeq protein was modified relative to this genomic sequence to represent the inferred CDS: inserted 1 base in 1 codon; deleted 4 bases in 2 codons; substituted 1 base at 1 genomic stop codon): MGPAGRVFLLYLVLGSYPCCSSKKKNLQSVCGRPVYSGRIVGGQDVPAGRWPWQVSLHFSQMPISGGCLISDRWILTAAHCIQMKWIPFLYTVWMGSTQVGXFRKWVKHYVSQIILHAKSEDTMADIALLKLLSRVTFSSLVLPICLPNVTKQQTLPDACWVTGWGNVKENESTDDPIHPLQEAEVSVFDRQACEYLYNPTSSFLPEQAFIKEDMICAGDSDRKDSCQGDSGGPLSCYTNGVWIVIGLVSWGYQCAKSLPGVYTNVIYYKKWIEATISRXGLEANNLDLSDFLFPILLFSLALLGLFNSFGANTLRRVSSKAEAIGQVQGSEANAMENRINSRVIELT